In Massilistercora timonensis, the following are encoded in one genomic region:
- a CDS encoding PqqD family protein has product MKIKEGFVLRQVADQWMAVPIGSMAEKVHGLIALNETGADIWKILQEDHTEEEVVDILMASYESDREEVGQSVKEFISSLQESDILDK; this is encoded by the coding sequence ATGAAGATAAAAGAAGGATTCGTGTTGCGTCAGGTGGCTGATCAGTGGATGGCGGTCCCTATCGGCAGCATGGCAGAGAAAGTACATGGTCTGATCGCTTTGAATGAGACGGGCGCGGATATTTGGAAGATCCTGCAGGAGGATCACACGGAAGAGGAAGTTGTGGATATCCTTATGGCCAGTTATGAGAGTGATCGGGAAGAAGTAGGCCAGAGCGTAAAGGAGTTTATTTCTTCTCTGCAGGAAAGTGATATTTTGGACAAATGA
- a CDS encoding S24/S26 family peptidase: protein MIEQEFAQGRGLELTVTGTSMEPLLRGARDQVILVSPKQCKPEVGDIVFFQRKSGEYVLHRVVGRNGKGVYRINGDAQTWEETIEKGQVCAVVAAMVRKGHYFSRKNLIYRLYILIWQFIRPIRGCIFRTVSKIKSWRKRKKADV from the coding sequence ATGATAGAGCAGGAGTTTGCGCAAGGTCGGGGCCTGGAACTGACTGTAACGGGAACGAGTATGGAACCGTTGCTGCGAGGGGCGAGGGATCAGGTGATCTTGGTGTCGCCAAAGCAATGTAAACCGGAAGTGGGAGATATTGTTTTTTTCCAAAGAAAAAGCGGGGAATATGTGCTTCATCGTGTTGTAGGCCGTAACGGGAAAGGTGTCTATAGAATTAATGGCGATGCCCAGACGTGGGAAGAAACGATTGAAAAAGGACAGGTTTGCGCTGTGGTAGCGGCAATGGTGAGAAAGGGCCACTACTTTTCCCGGAAAAATCTAATCTACAGACTTTATATTTTGATCTGGCAGTTTATTCGCCCGATCAGAGGATGTATTTTTCGAACAGTTAGTAAGATTAAATCCTGGAGAAAGAGGAAGAAAGCAGATGTTTGA
- a CDS encoding SpaA isopeptide-forming pilin-related protein codes for MQEPLLSIIIISYENSSLVLRRTIQSVLEQSYKNYEVIVVDANKPDSPYSQGLREDMEQYPDIPVISCPCRKGEFAAAKNQGAEQANGTYLAFLMAKDAWNQECAASQVEVLEEKPEVGLVFCHSWMQEEDALSIGYRTAPELPAVWAGQRDPLSHEMIHSVSQVIFRRSAFEGAFGFDTHIHKQDDYDMWIRLAKKHRIAAIDQNLVCSYVEKGLLRKSHKLVDVVGYLQLYSKHRDVYRKNPEARYRLYQKIASCYQEEGRYLTWFKYSLKIRMLEMRLGKKKNLETETKAALPEYDVVSTQDKEYIAIVKRMDGGTTGLGVPEEGAEFQIYLKEAGSYEAAKANERDELICDSNGYAKSKALSQGVYVVHQTKGQSGTERLEDFEVTLDRVGKTHTMALLSAPESFYVKVTRKDGETGKVIPVAGGAYRITDSEARPVIMNVTYPQPQYLETFVTSDKGYFITPSRLIHGTYNLSEQKAPEGYVKNGITIPFVVSRERTVTENGFLLVSVETENIAQKGRIFLHKKGPVVPRVQVEENTMENGNGYQVGGPRIYRPYFEEGNVEGAIYEITAQEDIITPDGTLRTPKDTVVCTLTTDSEGNAVSPDLYLGRYQIEEKEPAHGLMRNPQIQEAELVYDDNGEFYTRTEAAFEGERQKISIHLEKALGEDNIFHIGGQGEIKDFAFGLFAAEDLPMADGAVIPRDGLLDIQYCDEDGKICFHTELPCGDYYVKEIRSNSHYRCSGIRYPLRFAYQEGEAADLYVNEGRPITSEMIRGTIQGVKTDPGNHPISMAEIGLFPMGADLSSREKAALVSVTDWNGTFSFRDIPCGDYVVKELSVPQGYIKNEAAYYVSLTFDEQRIDLKLISPRL; via the coding sequence TTGCAGGAGCCGCTGTTAAGTATCATTATAATTTCATATGAGAATTCTTCTCTTGTCCTGAGGCGCACTATACAGAGTGTGCTTGAACAGAGTTATAAGAATTATGAAGTAATCGTTGTGGACGCCAATAAGCCGGACAGTCCGTACAGTCAGGGGTTAAGAGAAGATATGGAACAGTATCCGGATATTCCAGTGATCTCCTGTCCCTGCAGGAAAGGAGAGTTCGCCGCAGCCAAAAACCAGGGGGCGGAACAGGCAAACGGTACATATCTGGCGTTCCTGATGGCCAAGGATGCCTGGAATCAGGAGTGCGCGGCCAGTCAGGTAGAAGTGCTGGAGGAGAAGCCGGAAGTAGGTCTTGTGTTCTGCCACAGTTGGATGCAGGAGGAAGATGCCCTGTCTATTGGATACCGGACAGCGCCGGAACTTCCGGCAGTGTGGGCGGGCCAGAGGGACCCTCTCTCCCATGAGATGATCCACTCTGTATCTCAGGTGATCTTCCGAAGGTCGGCGTTCGAAGGAGCCTTTGGCTTTGATACACATATCCATAAGCAGGACGATTACGATATGTGGATCAGACTGGCGAAAAAGCATCGGATCGCGGCCATTGACCAGAATCTGGTGTGCAGTTACGTAGAGAAAGGGCTGCTGCGCAAAAGCCATAAGTTGGTGGATGTGGTAGGATACCTGCAGCTGTACAGCAAACATCGGGATGTCTATCGGAAGAATCCCGAGGCAAGGTACAGGCTGTATCAGAAGATCGCCTCCTGCTATCAGGAGGAAGGGCGTTATCTTACATGGTTTAAATATTCACTAAAGATAAGGATGTTGGAAATGAGACTTGGAAAGAAGAAAAATCTGGAGACAGAGACAAAAGCGGCATTACCGGAATATGATGTGGTATCTACCCAGGACAAAGAATATATCGCTATTGTAAAGCGGATGGACGGGGGAACGACAGGCCTTGGAGTGCCGGAAGAAGGGGCGGAGTTCCAGATCTATCTCAAAGAAGCCGGCAGTTATGAGGCGGCTAAGGCCAATGAGCGTGATGAGCTGATCTGCGACAGCAATGGCTATGCTAAGTCTAAAGCATTGTCCCAGGGAGTTTATGTGGTGCACCAGACCAAGGGTCAGAGTGGGACAGAACGGCTGGAGGACTTCGAGGTTACGCTGGACCGTGTCGGAAAGACGCATACAATGGCCCTGCTCAGCGCTCCGGAGAGCTTTTATGTAAAAGTGACAAGAAAAGACGGGGAGACGGGCAAAGTGATCCCAGTGGCAGGAGGAGCTTATCGGATCACAGACAGCGAAGCCCGTCCTGTGATCATGAACGTGACGTATCCGCAGCCTCAGTATCTGGAGACTTTTGTTACCAGTGACAAGGGATATTTTATCACACCGTCCCGTCTGATACATGGGACATATAACCTGAGCGAGCAGAAGGCGCCGGAAGGTTATGTGAAAAACGGAATCACCATACCTTTCGTAGTGTCGAGGGAGCGGACTGTTACAGAGAATGGTTTCCTGCTTGTCTCGGTAGAGACAGAAAATATAGCCCAGAAGGGAAGAATCTTTCTTCATAAAAAAGGACCGGTGGTTCCCAGAGTGCAGGTGGAAGAAAACACGATGGAGAATGGAAACGGATATCAGGTCGGCGGTCCCCGCATCTACAGACCTTATTTTGAAGAAGGAAATGTAGAAGGAGCCATATATGAGATTACCGCGCAGGAAGACATCATTACCCCGGACGGTACGCTGCGGACACCGAAGGACACTGTAGTCTGCACACTTACCACGGATTCTGAAGGAAATGCGGTCAGCCCGGATCTCTACCTGGGAAGATATCAGATTGAAGAGAAAGAACCTGCCCACGGATTGATGCGCAATCCGCAGATCCAGGAAGCGGAACTTGTGTATGATGATAATGGCGAGTTCTATACCCGAACAGAAGCAGCTTTTGAGGGCGAGCGGCAGAAAATATCCATTCATCTGGAGAAAGCGCTGGGAGAGGACAATATCTTCCATATCGGCGGACAGGGAGAGATCAAAGATTTTGCGTTTGGCCTTTTCGCGGCAGAGGACCTGCCGATGGCAGACGGGGCAGTGATCCCCCGGGACGGCTTGCTGGATATCCAGTACTGTGATGAAGATGGAAAGATCTGTTTTCATACAGAACTTCCATGTGGCGATTATTATGTAAAAGAGATCCGGTCCAATAGTCATTACCGGTGTTCCGGTATTCGCTATCCGCTGCGGTTCGCTTATCAGGAAGGCGAAGCGGCAGATCTGTATGTGAATGAAGGCAGACCGATCACCAGTGAGATGATCCGGGGAACGATCCAGGGAGTGAAGACAGATCCTGGCAATCATCCTATTTCCATGGCGGAGATCGGACTCTTCCCCATGGGAGCGGATCTTTCCTCCAGGGAGAAGGCGGCTCTTGTATCTGTTACCGACTGGAACGGTACATTCTCCTTCCGGGATATTCCGTGCGGTGATTATGTAGTGAAAGAACTGAGCGTGCCTCAGGGTTATATCAAGAACGAAGCAGCGTACTATGTTTCGTTGACCTTTGATGAGCAGAGGATTGATCTGAAGCTGATCAGTCCCAGGCTCTAA
- a CDS encoding DUF2194 domain-containing protein, giving the protein MISRSNYIAITVIMCVVLLMFQLIGASGNLLINSGENITVEDAVPETKIQTEKVQYERLVRNLHAEAGDEANVGLVGEEEEDCLHVGRSWCNVQKKQFCYYQDLDEAAKDQSGAGFLIVSGSDLGPEDVQALADLSEQGRHVVISGLPELTALENRRLRGALGIAEIEEDEITVDGFKLFAGLVIGGETVYTDYEQEMPYARLDDSVTAYAVAQSEDAWIQDVENEDLPAIIWRYAPGPGKVYVVNGDYLTGQMGAGLLTGFAADSEEAYLYPVVNAQVSVVENYPVLSDENPEVMEEEYGQDSSIVFRDILWPSITAIYYDTDDVMTVTSAPRLDYGEKGELDEDLLEFYYRQVTKASGEMGLSGYQESDVPLEEKIREDLELYKQELPNYEIRTFQAGGLEREEYEELVGEGKLLSNVHTVLTDYNEQDEEDFFTYLNGEVLELPVYMDSQYMENEDDFRFRCLQTAYGYYGTSLDTSKVIYPSSHDDDWSIISDDWSKNYRPYRTPFECFEKTTATEADRRVRNYLALDYEMERKDDTVQLKVNSMDGDSYFVLRLHGEEILEITGGTYEEIETGWYMITAEKDSVQIKLEQINHADYYIED; this is encoded by the coding sequence ATGATTAGCAGATCAAATTACATAGCGATCACAGTGATCATGTGTGTGGTGCTGCTGATGTTCCAGCTGATCGGCGCATCTGGGAATCTGTTGATCAATTCAGGAGAAAATATCACTGTGGAGGATGCGGTTCCGGAAACGAAAATCCAGACAGAGAAGGTTCAGTATGAACGGCTGGTACGGAATCTCCATGCTGAGGCCGGAGATGAAGCTAATGTAGGTCTGGTGGGAGAGGAAGAGGAAGACTGCCTTCACGTAGGGAGATCCTGGTGCAATGTTCAGAAGAAGCAGTTTTGTTATTATCAAGACCTAGATGAGGCGGCAAAAGATCAATCCGGAGCTGGCTTTTTGATCGTTAGTGGATCAGATCTTGGGCCAGAAGATGTTCAGGCGCTTGCTGATCTGTCAGAGCAGGGCAGACATGTGGTGATCTCGGGACTTCCAGAGCTTACGGCGCTGGAGAACCGGAGGCTGAGAGGCGCGCTTGGAATAGCGGAGATTGAAGAGGATGAGATCACAGTAGATGGGTTCAAGCTGTTTGCGGGACTTGTGATCGGCGGCGAGACGGTATATACAGATTATGAACAGGAGATGCCCTATGCCAGATTGGACGATTCTGTAACCGCTTATGCGGTGGCTCAGTCGGAGGACGCATGGATCCAGGATGTGGAGAATGAAGATCTTCCGGCGATCATCTGGCGGTATGCGCCCGGCCCCGGGAAGGTTTATGTGGTCAACGGAGACTATCTGACAGGACAGATGGGAGCAGGACTTTTAACAGGTTTTGCAGCGGATTCCGAGGAGGCCTATCTCTATCCCGTGGTTAACGCGCAGGTGTCTGTGGTGGAGAATTATCCGGTTCTGTCTGACGAGAACCCGGAGGTTATGGAAGAAGAATACGGGCAGGATTCTTCTATTGTGTTTCGGGATATTCTCTGGCCGTCCATCACGGCAATCTATTATGATACGGATGATGTTATGACAGTTACCAGCGCTCCAAGACTTGATTACGGAGAGAAGGGAGAGTTGGATGAAGACCTTTTGGAATTCTATTACCGTCAGGTAACAAAAGCATCGGGGGAGATGGGATTGTCCGGGTATCAGGAATCGGATGTTCCATTAGAGGAAAAGATCAGGGAGGACTTGGAATTATATAAACAGGAACTTCCCAATTATGAGATCCGTACTTTTCAGGCAGGCGGGTTGGAGAGAGAAGAATATGAGGAGTTGGTGGGAGAGGGCAAATTACTCTCCAATGTTCATACAGTGCTGACCGATTATAATGAGCAGGACGAGGAGGACTTTTTCACATATTTGAATGGGGAAGTTTTGGAATTGCCTGTTTATATGGACAGTCAATATATGGAAAATGAGGATGATTTTCGGTTCCGATGCCTCCAGACGGCATATGGTTATTATGGGACATCCCTGGATACTTCCAAGGTGATTTATCCCAGTTCTCATGATGATGACTGGAGTATTATCAGCGATGACTGGTCCAAAAATTATCGGCCGTACCGAACTCCATTTGAATGTTTTGAGAAGACTACGGCTACAGAGGCAGACAGAAGAGTAAGAAATTATCTGGCGCTGGATTATGAGATGGAACGAAAAGATGATACCGTTCAACTCAAAGTGAATTCCATGGATGGAGACAGTTATTTTGTCCTGCGGCTTCACGGGGAAGAGATCCTGGAGATCACAGGCGGAACTTATGAAGAGATTGAGACTGGCTGGTATATGATCACTGCGGAGAAAGATTCTGTACAGATCAAGCTGGAGCAGATCAATCACGCGGACTATTACATTGAAGATTGA
- the pelF gene encoding GT4 family glycosyltransferase PelF, with translation MKVCIVAEGCYPYVVGGVSSWVHSLIQQFPNIEFTVAAIVADRSISGKFAYELPENLTQVREIYLNDKQWLYGGKKNRKSKVRLNADEYEALRALVIGEKVNWSVIFRMFQEKKMSIDELLMGKDFLEIAKEVYQLRYTNIVFSDFLWTLRSIYLPLGFTLQFRPPRADLYHCVATGYSGIVGSMAKELFGCRLLVSEHGIYTREREEEIIKARWVQGVYKDFWIEQFRKLSLCAYQHADMVTSLFGDARSLQLELGCPEDKTRITPNGIPVEDYAEIPGKDPQDPMIHIGAILRVTPIKDVKTMINAFYYAKKRDDRLKLWIMGPWDEDEEYAQECFDLVENLQVKDVVFTDRIVTREYIGKMDMLILTSISEGQPLTILEGFAARKPVIATNVGNCAGLIYGEDDDLGAAGIVLPIMNIGKISDAILELAENPEERRQMGEIGYQRVCRKYRIEYMRHTYERIYQEMAAENDVPWPETPFTVR, from the coding sequence ATGAAAGTATGCATTGTGGCCGAGGGATGTTATCCCTATGTGGTCGGCGGGGTGTCAAGCTGGGTACACAGCCTGATCCAACAGTTTCCCAATATTGAGTTTACCGTAGCGGCGATTGTGGCGGACAGGAGCATCAGCGGGAAGTTTGCCTATGAACTGCCGGAGAACCTGACGCAGGTGAGAGAAATCTATCTGAACGATAAGCAGTGGCTGTACGGCGGGAAGAAAAACCGAAAATCAAAGGTACGTCTGAATGCGGATGAATATGAGGCGCTGCGGGCGCTGGTGATCGGTGAGAAGGTCAACTGGAGCGTGATCTTCCGAATGTTCCAGGAGAAGAAGATGTCGATAGATGAATTGCTGATGGGAAAAGATTTTCTGGAGATTGCCAAAGAGGTCTATCAGCTTCGCTATACTAATATTGTGTTTTCTGATTTTCTGTGGACGCTGCGGTCTATTTATCTTCCGCTTGGTTTTACGCTGCAGTTTCGGCCGCCTAGAGCGGATCTTTATCACTGTGTAGCCACTGGATATTCCGGTATCGTGGGGAGTATGGCCAAAGAACTGTTTGGCTGCCGGCTGCTTGTGTCAGAACACGGTATCTATACCAGAGAGCGGGAAGAGGAGATCATTAAGGCGAGATGGGTACAGGGAGTGTACAAGGATTTCTGGATTGAACAGTTTCGGAAATTGTCTCTGTGCGCATATCAGCATGCGGACATGGTTACTTCGCTGTTTGGAGACGCCAGATCTCTGCAGCTGGAGCTGGGCTGTCCGGAGGATAAGACGCGGATCACGCCTAACGGGATTCCGGTGGAGGATTACGCGGAGATCCCGGGAAAAGATCCGCAAGATCCGATGATCCATATCGGGGCGATCCTGCGGGTGACGCCGATCAAAGATGTGAAGACTATGATCAACGCGTTCTATTACGCGAAGAAACGAGACGACAGACTGAAACTTTGGATCATGGGGCCCTGGGATGAGGATGAAGAATATGCGCAGGAGTGTTTTGATCTTGTAGAGAATCTTCAGGTCAAGGATGTGGTCTTCACAGACCGGATTGTTACCCGGGAGTATATCGGGAAGATGGATATGCTGATCCTTACCAGTATCAGTGAGGGGCAGCCGCTGACGATCCTGGAGGGATTCGCGGCCAGAAAACCGGTGATCGCTACAAATGTGGGAAACTGCGCGGGTCTGATCTATGGAGAAGACGATGATCTGGGCGCGGCGGGTATCGTGCTTCCGATCATGAATATCGGGAAAATATCCGATGCGATCCTGGAGCTGGCTGAAAATCCGGAAGAGCGCAGACAGATGGGTGAGATTGGTTATCAGCGTGTCTGCAGGAAATACCGGATCGAATATATGAGACATACTTATGAGAGAATCTATCAGGAGATGGCGGCGGAGAATGACGTGCCATGGCCTGAGACGCCATTTACAGTAAGGTAG
- a CDS encoding DUF4832 domain-containing protein, with protein MKKKALCAAVLLGVVIVMGITAALRLRWSVEWEAESSREINKFLANSERGFYNMRGVIIRDDAQEEAWIYDSIRSEHKEETLELLQIHIGFYRDREISPQGVEQIRKVFQAYREREKRVSLIVRFLYDWEGKGAENDPASLNVALRHMEQLGEIVTEYEDQVYIVQGVLVGSWAEMHSSRYLAQDSYLALIRKMDEVMPDSVYLAVRTPAYWRTAAQSMEPLSEEEAWKDDNLAARLSLFNDGILGNELDCGTYGDIPKESSASIQDRWIREDELLFQKTLNLYVPNGGEVVLSNPLNDTDNAHETFETMHISYLNNAHDTEVLEKWKESRCQEEGSVYEGLSGYDWIERHLGYRFVIREVSATQSGWKWEDQNLEISIENVGYAPRYTPCRVEVILREPAGEGEKSLTVDTDVREWRPGETTAFTVRADLQDGKEYEVWLKVTGEKDQEPVLFASENPVAEDGSYCLGRIRKGD; from the coding sequence ATGAAGAAGAAGGCGCTTTGTGCAGCAGTTTTACTGGGGGTTGTGATAGTCATGGGAATAACGGCTGCCCTCCGGCTCCGGTGGAGCGTGGAATGGGAAGCAGAGAGCAGCAGGGAGATTAACAAATTTCTTGCAAATAGCGAACGGGGATTCTATAATATGAGGGGTGTTATCATCCGTGATGACGCGCAGGAAGAAGCGTGGATCTACGACAGCATCCGCAGTGAACACAAAGAGGAGACCCTGGAGCTTCTCCAGATCCATATTGGTTTCTACCGGGACCGGGAGATAAGTCCTCAGGGGGTGGAACAGATTCGAAAGGTCTTTCAGGCTTATCGGGAGAGAGAAAAAAGGGTCAGCCTGATCGTGCGTTTCCTCTATGACTGGGAGGGAAAGGGAGCGGAGAATGACCCGGCTTCTCTGAACGTGGCGCTGCGTCACATGGAGCAGCTGGGCGAGATCGTGACAGAGTATGAGGATCAGGTCTATATTGTCCAGGGGGTATTGGTTGGGAGCTGGGCGGAAATGCACAGTTCCAGGTATCTTGCGCAGGACAGTTATCTGGCGCTGATCCGAAAGATGGATGAGGTGATGCCTGATTCTGTGTATCTGGCGGTGCGGACCCCTGCATACTGGCGGACAGCCGCGCAGAGTATGGAGCCGCTGTCAGAGGAAGAGGCATGGAAGGATGACAATCTTGCTGCCAGGCTGTCATTGTTCAATGACGGTATCCTGGGCAATGAATTGGATTGCGGGACATACGGAGACATTCCGAAAGAATCGTCCGCGTCAATTCAGGACCGGTGGATCCGGGAGGATGAACTTCTGTTTCAGAAAACGTTAAATCTGTATGTGCCAAATGGAGGAGAGGTTGTCCTGAGCAATCCGCTCAATGATACAGATAACGCCCATGAGACATTCGAGACTATGCATATTTCATATCTAAATAATGCCCATGACACGGAAGTGCTGGAGAAGTGGAAAGAGAGCCGCTGCCAGGAGGAAGGATCTGTGTATGAAGGTTTATCTGGCTATGACTGGATAGAGAGGCATCTCGGCTATCGGTTTGTGATCCGTGAAGTGTCGGCGACGCAATCAGGATGGAAGTGGGAAGATCAAAATCTTGAGATCTCCATTGAAAATGTAGGTTACGCGCCGCGTTATACGCCCTGCAGAGTAGAAGTTATCTTAAGGGAACCAGCAGGCGAGGGAGAAAAGAGCCTGACAGTCGATACAGATGTACGGGAATGGAGACCGGGAGAGACGACTGCCTTCACGGTCAGGGCAGATCTTCAAGATGGAAAAGAATATGAAGTTTGGCTGAAGGTTACAGGAGAAAAGGACCAGGAGCCGGTTCTGTTTGCCAGCGAGAATCCGGTAGCAGAGGATGGGAGCTATTGTCTGGGCAGGATCAGGAAAGGAGATTGA
- a CDS encoding glycosyltransferase, which translates to MSSRKRILFVMNTMGRAGAERALIELMRLLDPKQYRISLYVLIPRGELFAEVPGYVHILNRHTDSRSVLSTGGKIYIGARLGKALLREKSLKKALGRLAASWKTENEAKDRGQGREKILRRALADGMAGLPGEYDLAVAYLEGPATWYVAEKVKAVKKAAFLHIDYGKAGYSRELDQGCYERMDRIYAVSGDVKEQFLKVYPDYADKVELFFNIINREHIRARALEPGGFADEYDGMRLLSVGRLYYQKGYDIAVRTAAILRERGRKFRWYILGEGEEKKNLLRQVKEEGLQEFFWLMGAVDNPYPYFKQADIYVCTSRFEGKSLVIEEAMALGKPVVASACTGTEEQIHSGEDGVIVPLDPKRLADEIERLMDNPAECEKYGKAAYQRELSYEKTLADFLRLAGE; encoded by the coding sequence ATGAGCAGTAGAAAAAGGATTCTATTCGTAATGAATACCATGGGAAGGGCAGGAGCGGAGAGGGCGCTGATCGAGCTTATGCGTCTGCTGGATCCAAAACAGTACCGGATCAGTCTGTATGTGTTGATCCCGCGTGGAGAGCTTTTCGCGGAAGTGCCCGGGTATGTACATATCCTGAACCGGCATACGGACAGCCGTTCTGTGCTTTCGACAGGTGGAAAGATTTATATTGGCGCTCGTCTTGGAAAGGCGCTGCTTAGAGAGAAAAGTCTGAAGAAGGCCCTTGGCCGTCTTGCGGCGTCCTGGAAGACTGAGAATGAAGCGAAAGACAGAGGCCAGGGAAGGGAGAAGATCCTGCGCAGAGCGCTGGCAGATGGAATGGCCGGACTGCCGGGAGAATATGATCTGGCGGTGGCTTATCTGGAAGGACCGGCCACCTGGTATGTGGCGGAGAAGGTAAAAGCGGTAAAGAAAGCGGCGTTTCTTCATATTGATTATGGAAAAGCAGGATATTCCAGAGAGTTGGATCAGGGCTGTTATGAAAGGATGGACCGGATCTACGCGGTTTCAGGAGATGTGAAAGAGCAGTTTTTGAAGGTGTACCCCGATTACGCGGATAAAGTAGAATTGTTTTTTAATATTATCAACCGGGAACATATCCGGGCCAGGGCGCTGGAACCGGGAGGATTCGCCGATGAGTATGACGGCATGCGTCTGTTGAGTGTGGGAAGGCTCTATTATCAGAAAGGATATGATATCGCCGTGCGGACAGCCGCTATATTAAGAGAGAGAGGGCGAAAGTTCCGCTGGTATATCCTGGGGGAAGGCGAGGAAAAGAAGAATCTTCTCCGGCAGGTTAAAGAGGAGGGGCTTCAGGAGTTCTTCTGGCTTATGGGCGCTGTGGATAATCCTTATCCATATTTTAAACAGGCCGATATTTATGTGTGTACTTCCCGGTTTGAGGGGAAAAGTCTGGTGATCGAGGAGGCAATGGCCCTTGGGAAACCGGTGGTGGCATCTGCCTGCACAGGTACAGAGGAACAGATCCATTCCGGAGAAGATGGTGTGATCGTGCCGTTGGATCCGAAGAGGCTGGCAGATGAGATCGAACGTCTTATGGACAATCCTGCGGAGTGTGAAAAATACGGAAAAGCGGCTTATCAGAGAGAACTTTCTTATGAGAAAACGCTGGCGGATTTTCTGCGTCTGGCCGGGGAGTAA
- the pelG gene encoding exopolysaccharide Pel transporter PelG: MAGIGIKLNRIFKRHTLVHTLYGSGYSMLTTVTPMLVVIGTMLLMYIFLEFNSVRYYDRELFSCTILYIFIFSLLAASPFNSVLSKYVGDRIFEERHQDILPCIYVGMALNIGLAALIGIPFHIWAYFVGEIPLYWVFTAFCGFMGLSLCFYQMLYLSIVKAYKTISMFFTLGMLVCFLLSLIFRFLIGMSITYSMLLSMTIGFFLIACLEFGYAKTYFHRNSHHYREVLSYFRIYWKLIFTNFLYILGLFIHNFVFWTKEDMRMVLADTYVCNQPYDMASCIAMFTNLSASVIFIAYVEMNFHKRYQEYTEAVLGGRLKDVIKAKKRMFRLMGEQLMRVTQLQYIISVVVFLLGIIFLPRLGMTGLVMNIYPCLAAGYFVLFLLYTIILFLQYFNDLTGSMLTSLIFVVITGVVSIFAKEFPDAWYGIGVFVGSIAAWSFAYMRMRWLERKLDEHIFCRGTILEKVNEPMPDAKVYDLRQLKREQQARQAQRERGYEQ; the protein is encoded by the coding sequence ATGGCCGGAATTGGAATTAAACTGAACCGGATTTTTAAGAGACATACGCTGGTTCACACTCTGTACGGATCGGGATACAGTATGCTTACTACGGTCACGCCTATGCTGGTGGTGATCGGAACGATGTTGCTGATGTATATTTTCCTTGAATTTAACAGCGTGCGATATTATGACCGGGAGCTTTTTTCCTGTACGATCCTGTATATTTTTATCTTTTCTCTTTTGGCTGCCTCCCCGTTTAACTCTGTGCTGTCCAAGTATGTGGGAGACCGGATCTTTGAAGAGCGGCATCAGGATATCCTGCCCTGCATTTATGTGGGGATGGCGCTGAATATTGGCCTTGCGGCTCTGATCGGGATCCCGTTCCATATCTGGGCTTATTTTGTGGGAGAGATCCCGCTTTATTGGGTGTTTACTGCTTTTTGCGGGTTCATGGGGCTTAGTTTGTGTTTCTACCAGATGCTTTATCTCTCCATTGTCAAGGCGTATAAAACGATTTCTATGTTTTTTACTCTGGGTATGCTGGTTTGTTTCCTGTTGTCTCTGATCTTCCGTTTTCTGATCGGGATGTCGATCACTTACAGTATGCTTCTTTCCATGACCATTGGGTTTTTCCTGATTGCCTGTCTGGAATTTGGATACGCGAAGACGTATTTTCACAGGAACAGCCATCATTATCGGGAGGTGCTGTCTTATTTCCGGATCTATTGGAAACTGATCTTTACAAATTTCCTGTATATTCTGGGATTGTTTATCCATAACTTTGTGTTCTGGACCAAAGAAGATATGCGTATGGTCCTGGCAGACACGTATGTGTGCAACCAGCCTTATGATATGGCGAGCTGCATTGCCATGTTTACAAACCTGTCTGCCAGTGTTATCTTTATCGCCTATGTGGAGATGAATTTCCATAAGCGGTACCAGGAGTATACAGAGGCAGTGCTTGGCGGAAGGCTGAAGGATGTTATAAAGGCGAAAAAGCGGATGTTCCGTCTGATGGGAGAACAGTTGATGCGTGTGACACAGCTGCAGTATATCATCTCTGTGGTGGTGTTCCTTCTGGGGATTATCTTTCTTCCGAGACTGGGAATGACAGGACTTGTAATGAATATCTACCCTTGTCTGGCGGCAGGTTATTTTGTACTGTTTCTTCTGTATACGATCATTCTGTTTCTTCAGTATTTCAACGATTTGACAGGAAGTATGCTGACCAGCCTGATTTTTGTGGTGATCACAGGAGTAGTAAGTATTTTCGCGAAAGAATTCCCGGATGCCTGGTATGGTATCGGAGTGTTTGTGGGAAGTATCGCGGCATGGAGTTTTGCTTATATGCGGATGCGCTGGCTGGAACGGAAACTGGATGAACATATCTTCTGCAGGGGAACAATACTGGAGAAAGTGAACGAACCTATGCCTGATGCGAAGGTATATGACCTAAGGCAGCTTAAGCGGGAACAGCAGGCGCGGCAGGCGCAGAGAGAGAGAGGCTATGAGCAGTAG